The DNA segment ATACAGGCGACATTAAAGAATGAACCAAGAGGAAGTATCACAGTTGTAACTCCAAAAAATGACAAGTTTGTTAATAAGGGGTTTGGTACGATGTATCTGCTCTAAAAGAAAGCGATATTTTTCGGGGAAGCTGTTTTTTGTAGAGGAGTGAGCTTGTCAGGGGAAATTGGGCACAAAAAAAGCTCACAGTGTCTACTGTGAGCTTTAAATTCGTGGTCGGAGAGACAGGATTCGAACCTGCGACCCTCTGGTCCCAAACCAGATGCGCTACCAACCTGCGCCACTCTCCGTCGCGAAGAAGTACTAAGGGAAACTGACGGAACTTGCAAGAAAAAAATGTATTTTTTTTATTTCATCACATTTTTTATTATTACTTGATGGATTCGGCTACATTTGATGCTTCCTTCATCTTGTAGGTACTTGCAGTTTTCATAAGATACGAAAAAAGCTCACAGCATTCACTGTGAGCTTTAAATTCGGTGGTCGGAGAGACAGGATTCGAACCTGCGACCCTCTGGTCCCAAACCAGATGCGCTACCAACCTGCGCCACTCTCCGTCGCGAAAGAAGTACTAAGGAAAACTCTAAAGACTTGCAAGTAAAAAATGCAGAAAAAATCAAATTTATGCATTTTAGAAACGAGTTCCATTGATTCTCAAGGAGAAAACGAGTTCATGTCCTATGAACCCTTCATGAGATATAGAAAATTGAGGTGCAGAATCGAGCAGTCTCAGTTTTATGTCGCTGAAAACGAAAAAGCTCACAGTTTTCACTGTGAGCTTTAAATTCGGTGGTCGGAGAGACAGGATTCGAACCTGCGACCCTCTGGTCCCAAACCAGATGCGCTACCAACCTGCGCCACTCTCCGTCGCGAAGAAAGTTTTTAGGGAAAAGTCCTCCCGTTGGCAAGAGGAAATTTATAAATTTATGTTAAAACTCTATTCCTTCCTGTGCCGGAACGCCTGCTTTATAATGATGCTTGATCTCTGTCATTTCGGTTACGAGGTCTGCTTCATTAATAAGCCATTGCGGGGCATTTCTGCCGGAAAGTACTAGATGGGTGTCATTGTTTCTTGCCAGCGCTATTAATTCTTCGAGTTCTTCACGCGTAATAAGCTTGGAAGAAAGAGCGTAGAGCGCTTCATCCAGCACAAGCATGTCAACATCAGGGATGCGTTCTTTTGCCCACCATATAAGCTTTTCAGAACTTGCCCGATGCTTTGGGAATTGTTCAGGCTTTGTAAGAAAACCATCTCCGGGAGCTAAAAAGAGGTCTCCTAATAATTTGTGGAGCACACGTTGCTCGCCCGCCTGATTGTCTCGTTTCATAAATTGCCCGAAGGCTACAGTGTGATCCTGCCCCAGTGCTCTAATAGCTTGACCGACAGATGCTGTTGTTTTTCCCTTACCGTTACCGGTGTTAACGAGAATCATGTATACTCCATACTCCTGGAATAGGTGTATCGCAGGTTGGACATTTTGAATAATCGCCTCTGGCTGCCGAGTAGCCTTTGCGTTCTATAACTATGGCGCCGCACTTAGGACACAGTGTGTCGCGTCCCTCGCGCCCTGGAATATTTCCTAGATATACATAATTCAGACCGGCTTCTTTGCCAATAGCAGCAGCTTTTCTAAGTGTTTCAATCGGCGTCGGAATGCGGTTTTGCATTTTATATGCTGGATGGAATCGTGAAATGTGCCATGGGGTGTCGCTGCCGAGTTCATCATTTATAAAACGGGCGATGGTGGAAAGTTCTTTTTCATCGTCATTCTCATCAGGAATAACAAGGGTGGTTACTTCCAGCCACCAATCCATTTCACGGATTATCTTCAGGTTACGCAGGACAGGACGGATGTGCGCCCCGCATATGTCGCTGTAAAATGATTCTGTAGCGCCTTTAAGGTCAATGTTGCAGGCATGGATAAGATCTTTCAGCTCTGCAAGGCATTCAGGGGATTGAAATCCATTTGAAACGAGAATGTTTTTTAACCCATGCTTGATAGCAAGCTTAGCTGTAGCCTCTACAAGTTCAAAAAATATAGTAGGTTCTGAGTACGTGTATGAAATAGATTGTGCGCCGGACTCAAGAGCAAGCTCAACAAGCCTTTCGGGTTTGGTGTGCTGTCCTAGAATTTGCCCTGTTAAACGTGGTGTTGTTGAGAGGGTGTAGTTTTGGCAAAATGAACATGTAAGGTTGCATCCAACTGTTCCGAAAGAGAATGAAGTGGTTCCGGGTAGAAAATGGTACAGCGGCTTTTTTTCAATCGGGTCAAGGTTGGCGGCTGCAACTTTGTCGAACACAAGAGTATACAGTTTTCCGTCAACATTTTTGCGCACACCGCATTTTCCGGTAGTGTCCGGTGCAATGTTGCAAAAATGGCTACATAATCTACACTGAACATTAACAGGTGTAGTGCCATCCGACTTTCCGAGTGTTTTCCATAATCTTGCTGGATGCATAACGACCTACTTTTTATAGTTTGAAATGTCTGGTTCTAATTTAATAATAACCGGATATTGACCGCTGGTGTATTTGTTGCAGTCCTCTTCTTTTTGCTTTTTCGGCTTAACACGTATGATTCTATCACCACTTAGGTAGTCTTCTTTGATAATGATCTCAGAAGAGTCAGTACCGATGACTCTGTCTTGCCTGTGCTCAATATGGTGCTTTTTGGCTGCAGATATTGAAGGTGTCAAAACTATTACACAAATTGCGATTGCAAAGAGCGTTAATAGCGCATTTTTTGGAGTAGATGAGGAATTCATTGTAATTGAAGTGTAGTGCATGTGTTTCTCCCTTGCTCTTTGTTTCGTAAAAGCCTATGTACGGGCTTCCCGAAGGATCTTGTTATCATACTAGTATCAAGGAGCAGATAATGTCTGAAGATCGTTCAAGAGCGTATACCGAAGCAGGTGTTGATATTAATGCAGGAAACGCCCTTGTTGATAGAATTAAGCACGTTGTAGCTGATACCCATACGAAAGGCGTACTTTCTGATATTGGCGGCTTCGGTGGCTTATTCAAACCGGATCTGTCGGGTATGGAAGAGCCTGTGCTCGTGTCCGGAACCGATGGTGTTGGAACTAAGCTCAAGTTGGCCTTCATGTTCGATAAACATGATACAGTAGGTATCGACCTCGTTGCCATGAGCGTTAATGATATTCTGGTTCAGGGTGCAAAGCCACTCTTTTTCCTTGATTATTTCGCCACAGGTAAGCTCGACGTTGATAAGGCCGAGCAGGTGGTTGCCGGTGTTGCAGCTGGCTGCCGTCAGTCCAAGATGGCACTGCTTGGCGGTGAGACCGCAGAAATGGCGGATATGTATGAAGAAGGCGAGTACGACCTTGCCGGATTCTGTGTTGGTATGGTGGATAATGCCAACATCGTAGACGGATCTGATATTCGCGTTGGTGACGCAATTATTGGTCTCAGTTCTACAGGTGTCCATTCCAATGGATACACCCTCGTACGTAAACTTTTTGAAAAGAGCGGACTTACCGGCGATGATATTATGCCGGGTACAGACAAAAAGGTGTCTGAAGTTCTGCTTGAGCCTACCGCAATTTACACAGAAACAGTGAACGTGCTCATGCGTGATTTCAACATCAAAGGCATGGTGCATGTGACTGGCGGTGGCTTCTACGACAATATTCCGCGCGTACTTCCTTCTTCTGTGCGTGCTTCTATCTCCTTTGGTTCATGGGATGTTCTTCCAGTGTTTAACTGGTTGAAAGAGCAGGGTGATTTGAGCTGGCCGGAAATGCTGCAGATCTTTAACTGTGGTGTTGGATATGTGCTTATTGTCAGCGCTGAAGACAAGGATGACGTTATGTCCCGTCTTGAAGCAATGAATCAGAAAGCATGGGTTATCGGCAACATTGAAAAGCGCGATGATCGGGAAGCAGAACAGGTTGATGTAGTTTTTGCATAACCCCTTTGCTACCTCCAGCTATTGCAATAAAGGCCGGTTCTCTTTTGGGAGCCGGTCTTTTTGTATATATAAAACTCTGGTGTTTTGCAGGGCGATACAGTACATTTGAACAACTGAAATTGTAAGGCATACAGTAGATTCAATATGATGAAACAAAAATTAGTTCTCGTTGGTTTAGCGTTTGCGGCTGTTCTTATGTTCAGTTCGCTTGTTCAGGCTCGCGTTGCGCAATCTGTCTGGTATGAATCAGTGCCTGAAGGTGCTGAAGAAGCTGCGTATTCGGTTCGCTCTCGTTCCGGTGCGTTGCAGGCAGCATTTGTAAATGCTGTGTTTGATGAGTCGCTGGAAATTATCGGCTATCCCATTACGGACGTGCGTAAAGAAGAGCTGCGTAAGTTCTTAGCTCCGAAAGCAAAAGCATATGTTTTAAGTTATCGTGAGTTGGGATCTACCCATATGGCAGACGGATACGGGCAGGAAATGTCAGTAGAAGTTTCTGTAAACAGTTCTTCATTAAGATCGGTGATAAAGCGTCTTGGGTTCTTTAAAACCAGGACGGCACCTGTTGTGTATAACCCGCAGTACTCAGGCGTACAGGACGCAACATGGGAAAAGTTGGGTCGTCTTCACCAGTTGTACGGTTTGCGTCCGGACCACAACTCATCGCTTATTTTGGTTATGAATCCTGTTGGTGATACGTGGGAACTGTCGCTTCAGGGCGAGGGTGCTCCGATTGCTGCTCAATCAAAAAATTTAGATGACGCATGGCATTCTGTGTGGGGGCAGTACTTCTCTCAGAGTACAAGTCCGCAGCCGATGGCTAATACCAGTAAAGGTGTGCTTCAGGTGCGTGGCTGGTTGTTCCCTGACGGAGTAGAAGCATTCGATAGAGTGCTGCGTGGCTGGGTGGGTTCTGCTTCCGGAGCGAGACTCGAGGCCGTGGTTATTCAGGCAGACTCTGTGTCTGCACGCTGGGTTGTGCAGACAAAAAATATTGATCAGGTTCTTACAAAGTTATCTGAGTATGTAAACGGGCGCGGGCTGACATACGAGTTTCAGCCAGCAGCCGAATAGGCTTTGATGAAATACAAAAAATCCCGAAGTACGATGTACTTCGGGATTTTTTGTAAGCCATAAGTGCTTGCTAGTCTTCTTTTTCTTCTTTCTTTTTTTCAGAAGAAGGAGTGACATCAATCTCATCAGGCTCGGTAGTAGCCTTTTTGAAGTTTTTAATGGCACGTCCAAGTCCGCCGCCGATTTCTGGAAGCTTGTTAGCTCCAAAAACGAGCAGAACGAGGACAAGAATAACTAATAATTCTGGAATACCGATACCGAACATAGTTCCCTCCATAGGATATGTTGCCGCTATACACACGGGGGGCTTACAGGTCAAGGGGTTGTTCTTGCGCTGTTTCCCGTAATATGTCGAATAACAAACGGAAAAAAGGCAGTACTCCGTTTGTTAAGTTTTTTAAGAAAAGAGGAAGTTTAAAAATGGAACGTATTGTTATTATAAGTTCTGGTTTGGCTGGTGCCAAGACCGCTGCGCGCATTAAAAGGCAGGCTCCGTCTGCTGAAGTTAACTTAGTTGTTCCTATTGAAGTTGAAGAAGGTTCTAAACAGGGAATATTTGGAAAAAATAATCCGCTGGCGCATGTTTCTTCTGTTTTGCTTGATGCTAAACAGATCAGCGTACTACCTATGACTTCCATGGAAATGGATTTTAAAAATAAAACCGTTCATGCTTCTTCTCCGCAGGGCAGCATTCCAATTCGTTACACAAAACTGATTATGGAAATTGATGCTGCTCCAAGATTGCCTCGTGCTGTCCGTGGGGCGCAGAATGTTATCCCTTGGCCGCTGGAGCAGGCTGGCCTTGTAGATGAATGGCTGGAAAGCTACAAGCCGCAGACTGCGGTAGTGTATGGTGGAGCTCACGCTTTATCACTTATTGATCCGCTTGTGCAGGCTGGAGTGTCTGTAACATGGGCGCGTTCAGAATGTGCCGAGTTTGATCCGGAATTCTGGCATGTTGTGAGCGATAAAGTTGAAGCAGGTGCGGAAGGCAAGGTTCGCGTTGTTCCTATGACAGAGGGACCCGTGACTCCTGAATTGACTCCTGAAGGTGATATTCGTGCATTAACCTGCGGTTCCGAATCTGTTGAGGGTGAAGTATTCTTCTGGGCAGATGCTCCGCGTGCTGTACACCCAATTGTTGCAGAGCAGGGTGTTGACCTTGACCCATCCGGTTTTATTTCTGTTAAGGAAGACTTTTCTTGCGGCCTTGAAGATGTCTACCTTTTCGGCTCAGCTGTGGCTGTAAAACGTGCCGAAGTGGCTGGAAAATCCAATGCTCCTTACGAGGCAAGCTCTGTGGATTCTCTTGTCAGTCATGGTCGTGTGTTGAGTTCCATCGTGTTGGAACAGCCAGTAACATGGAATGGTAGCTGTGCTTCTTCTCGCTATCAGGCCGCTGATTGTGTTGCGTTTCGTACTGGTCTTACACAGGCTGAAGCTGTTGCTGCTGGATATGAACCGGAGTTCGTTATTTTTGACGCAGCTCCTGTCCTTGCAGATATTAAATCAGATGCTGTTATAAAACTTGTGTGTGACAAAGCTACAGACGTTGTGCTTGGTGCACAGGTTTGTGGTGCGTTAGAGGCTGCTTGGATTGATGCTGTAGCTTCCGGCACAGCGGTAGCTCTTGCAGGTAATATGACTGTTCAGGCTCTTTCCTGTGTGGATATGGCTGCTGGCGGTATGGTGCTTCGTAAGGCTGCTTCCATGCTCTCTAACAAGCTTGAAGAACGGATTTTTGGTATCACTCCAGATGAACTGATTGCATCTCGTGAAGCTGGTGCTAAGTTCTTTATTTTGGATCTCCGTGATCAGATTGCATGGCGTGCCGGACATATTCAAGACGCATATAATATTCCGTTTACCCAGCTTAAAAAGCGTTTGCAGGACGAAGTGCCACGCTTTACTCCGCTGGTAATCGTAAGTCATGATTCTGATATTCCGTACTCAATCGCTTGTTACCTCTATGGGCTTGGTGCAACCAGTCTGTATGTTCTTGATGGCGGAATGGAGTTGTGGCCGTACGATCTTGTTGCAGGGTAGCCTATGGGCGCTCAGGTTCAAAAACTTCCCGGCGTTCACTGTGCTTTTTATCAGCAGGGACGTTGCTTATATGAAGAACATATAAATCCTGGCGATCACGCAGAGTGGTCTTGTTCAGAGATTACCCGTTTTTTGAATGCATACGATGAATTCGTAGACCGCGCGGATAAGTTTTCTCTGGATGATGATCAAATAGCACAGTTGTGGGATTCGCATGAGGCGGAGTTGCCTCCGGCGGGAACAATGTGTCCGGATTTTTGTGTCGGAGCATGTAAGCAGTGTGCGGATGATAGTAATCTTACAGATTGTTGTTATGAATTGAACCTGATCTGCATTTTGAAATTACCTGTTTGTACCGGCGTTTGCCGCCGGTACAAACATTCTCAAACCTCCGAAGCAGCCTCTGGCTGTTCACGATAATTAGGGGACTTAATGAGCGCATCTGAATCGAAAAAAGTTACTCTTGTTATTCCAGCTGTGCAGCCGCAGCATGTGGCTGTTGACTTGCCGGAAGGAGTACTCTTTTGTTCTCCAGGGCTACGTGAGGCCACTGGTGCATCCTTTTTTGTTTCACCGGAGCTTCCAATGAATCCGTCAGAAGCTCGTGGACAGCTGCACGAATTGCTTCAATATGGTCTTTCTTTTCGTAGTGCCCGCGATATGTCCAGTGTGGTGTTAGCGGAGAAAGCTACACAGCATGATGCTCCTGAACCGCTGAACGATGAATTTGCCGATCTGGATGCTTTTGCTGCTACGGGTGAATTTGTACCGACAGAAAAAGAAGAGCCTGTTGTGGATGCGGTTTTGCAGGCTCGTATTGCTGCCCAGAAGACGTTGTTGCTTGCTTGGGATATGGAGCAGCGCATTGCCGAGCTTGGTGCTTTAAAAGATAAATTTACTGCTTCCAGCGCCAATATGGATGCAATTCTTGGCATTACGGATGAGGATGATCTGGAAGAACTCCCCGGAATAGAGCCTAAAGCGGCTTTGGTGGGGGATGTGGAAGAAGATTTGGGGATGCCATGGCGTGCTGTGGCAGCTGCAATTATAGAATTTTCGCCGAAAGATACCCGTTTTGTAGCGGTAAAAAAAGAACTGGCTGATGTTCTCACAGAAATTGGTGAGGATATTACACTGGATTCTATTACTGCCGAAGAATACGGTTTTTCATTGCCTGAGAATTTTGGTTGGAAGCTGTATTCTGTTAAGGCATATGAATTATTAGGACACACTCGTGTGCCGGAAGGCTGGGAATGCCTCAACCGGACAGTAGAAATTTTTACAGTAGCGTAGTTGTTAAAGGCACGATTTATTTTCTGCGTGTCAATATGGGACTGCTCTGTGACGTTCAGTAGTTAAGAGTTGGTTTGCTGGGGTTAGAAAAGATATATTCTCAAATACATTTATGTGTTTTTTAATGTAGTCTTTTTATACTGCTTATCGTACTCTTTGAACTAGTCAGATTTTTATTAGTTGCTGACGGCGCTGAAATCCTTTGTTGACAGCAAGCGATTGCTGCCAAGCTTGAGATTACGTGAAAAGTGGACGTAACAAGAATGAATTTTACGCCAGAATTATTGGACAACATGTTTCCAGACGGACTTGGTGGTCTTATCTTCGATTGTGACGGGGTAATGTTTGACACACGTGCCTGTAATATTGGATATTATAATCAGGTTCTAGATGTGTTGGGTATGCCTCCGTTGACCGAGGAACAGGAAGAGGTGGCGCATTATTCCTCAGTAATGGGGTTTTATGAAGCCATTGTGCCGAAAGAGAAGCACCATCTTATTCCTGAGGCACAGAAGAAGGTGAACTATGTCAAGACGGTTTTACCGCTCATGATACCGGAATCCGGTCTGTACGGGTTATTGGAAACGGCTGTCGAGCTTGGTCTTAAGCTTGCAGTATTTACTAACCGTTCCAACACAATGGAAATGGTGCTTGAACAGCATGATATGGATGGCTTTTTCCATCCTGTAATGACTGCTGCAAAAGTTGAGTGTAAACCTCACCCTGAGGGAGCGCTCGAAATCATGAAAGAATGGAACGAGTCAGCAGACCGAGTTGTATTTATTGGCGACAGTATTGTTGACGAAGAAGCAGCAAAACGTGCTGGAATTTCATTTTGGGCGTATAAAAACACGGACTTACGTGGCGTTCATATTAATGACTTTGAAAGAGTGAAGCAGATACTTATCGAGTGGTGTAACAGGTCTAAATAAAAGACTCTTTACAAAAAAATAAAAAAAATTGCCAATTTCGTCATTTTTTACTTGATAAGTAATCCATCATAATGGTTAAGTAGAACTTAGTGGAACTCCCCGAGATCTTTTATCCGTGGAGTGTAACCGGAGGCTTAATGGAGATTTTTGCCATGAATTTTGTAGTAGGGATTGCTGAAATTTTAAACGCAGTCTTAAGCATATACTTCTGGGTTGTTATTATTTCAGCGCTGCTTACATGGGTCAATCCTGATCCCTACAACCCAATTGTGCGCACATTAAGAAATCTTACAGAACCGGTATTTTACCGCATTCGTAAGTGGTTACCGTTCACATATTTCAACGGGCTGGATCTATCTCCCGTTGTGTTGCTGCTTGCAATTCAGTTTACACAGATTTTTGTTATCCGTTCCATGTACCAACTTGCCGGAGCTATTCACTAGCCTGGCAGTCCCTGTCAGAGCTAACCATGTGCCTGACAGTGGCATGGTTGGAAATGCGGGGCTGCCTTATTATCATAAAGGCGGCAGGAAATAATAACCTGATGAATACTCGCAGCAGGAGAGTTGGATAAAGTAGAAAGGAATTAACCTACAAAGCCGATTAAGCATAAAAATAGCTCGAAAAAGTAACGCTTGGAGAATGTTGTCATGAGTGAATTATCACTCTCAATATAAGAATCCCGTTACTCGTGGATGTGACGGTTTTCTATCCCTATGGGTAGTCTTTAACCGAAAAGGCTGCCGATAACCTCCAAAAAAGGAGAAGCAATCATGGAAGTACGTGACGTAGAATTACTCGAGAAACACTTGCCCCATGATGAGACCCTCAAGGCGCTTTGGGATGAGCACATCTTATTTGAAAAGCAGGTAGATAAGCTTGAGAGCAAAAAACTCTTAACTCCGCAGGAAGAAGTTTCTTTACGTGAGCTTAAGAAACAGAAATTAGACGGTAAGACTAAGATACAAATAATGCTTGATCGGTACAGGGAATTGGAGATGTAAATGGAGTATTCTGGGGCCAGAATCCTGTTAGAGAGTTTAAAAAAAGAGAATGTTGATGTTCTCTTTGGGTATCCGGGTGGCGCAGTTCTTGATATTTATCACGAGCTGTCTAACCACCAAGATATAAAACACGTGCTGGTTCGTCATGAACAGGGTGCCGTACACGCAGCTGATGGATATGCAAGAGCAACCGGAAATGTCGGTGTTTGCCTTGTAACATCCGGTCCGGGTGCAACCAACACCGTTACCGGTATTGCAACTGCGTATTCCGATTCAATTCCTCTAGTGGTTCTAACAGGTCAGGTTCCAACTCCTCTTATTGGAAACGATGCTTTCCAGGAAGTTGATATTGTAGGAATAACCCGTCCTTGCACCAAGCATAACTACTTGGTGCAGGACGTTTCCCAACTTGCAGCTACCATTAAGGAAGCATTCCATGTGGCTCGTTCCGGTAGACCGGGACCAGTTCTCGTGGACATTCCAAAGGATGTTCAGAACCAGATGCACGCGTTCCAGTATCCGGAACGTATTAAGATGCGTAGTTACAACCCAACGTACAAGCCGAATAACAATCAGGTGCGACGGGCAATTGAGCTGCTAAGCGAAGCAAAGCGTCCGTTAATTTTTACTGGTGGCGGTGTAATTTCTTCGAACTCTTCTGAAGAGCTTGGAACATTTGTCCGAACCATGCAGATTCCTGTTACCGGATCTTTGATGGGATTGGGATCTTTTCCGGGAGATGACCCGTTATGGCTTGGCATGCTTGGCATGCATGGTACCTATGCTGCGAACAAAGCTGTGAGTAATGCAGATGTTATCTTGGCTGTCGGCGCTCGTTTTGACGACAGGG comes from the Halodesulfovibrio marinisediminis DSM 17456 genome and includes:
- a CDS encoding cob(I)yrinic acid a,c-diamide adenosyltransferase, with amino-acid sequence MILVNTGNGKGKTTASVGQAIRALGQDHTVAFGQFMKRDNQAGEQRVLHKLLGDLFLAPGDGFLTKPEQFPKHRASSEKLIWWAKERIPDVDMLVLDEALYALSSKLITREELEELIALARNNDTHLVLSGRNAPQWLINEADLVTEMTEIKHHYKAGVPAQEGIEF
- the amrS gene encoding AmmeMemoRadiSam system radical SAM enzyme, yielding MHPARLWKTLGKSDGTTPVNVQCRLCSHFCNIAPDTTGKCGVRKNVDGKLYTLVFDKVAAANLDPIEKKPLYHFLPGTTSFSFGTVGCNLTCSFCQNYTLSTTPRLTGQILGQHTKPERLVELALESGAQSISYTYSEPTIFFELVEATAKLAIKHGLKNILVSNGFQSPECLAELKDLIHACNIDLKGATESFYSDICGAHIRPVLRNLKIIREMDWWLEVTTLVIPDENDDEKELSTIARFINDELGSDTPWHISRFHPAYKMQNRIPTPIETLRKAAAIGKEAGLNYVYLGNIPGREGRDTLCPKCGAIVIERKGYSAARGDYSKCPTCDTPIPGVWSIHDSR
- the purM gene encoding phosphoribosylformylglycinamidine cyclo-ligase, which produces MSEDRSRAYTEAGVDINAGNALVDRIKHVVADTHTKGVLSDIGGFGGLFKPDLSGMEEPVLVSGTDGVGTKLKLAFMFDKHDTVGIDLVAMSVNDILVQGAKPLFFLDYFATGKLDVDKAEQVVAGVAAGCRQSKMALLGGETAEMADMYEEGEYDLAGFCVGMVDNANIVDGSDIRVGDAIIGLSSTGVHSNGYTLVRKLFEKSGLTGDDIMPGTDKKVSEVLLEPTAIYTETVNVLMRDFNIKGMVHVTGGGFYDNIPRVLPSSVRASISFGSWDVLPVFNWLKEQGDLSWPEMLQIFNCGVGYVLIVSAEDKDDVMSRLEAMNQKAWVIGNIEKRDDREAEQVDVVFA
- a CDS encoding twin-arginine translocase TatA/TatE family subunit is translated as MFGIGIPELLVILVLVLLVFGANKLPEIGGGLGRAIKNFKKATTEPDEIDVTPSSEKKKEEKED
- a CDS encoding rhodanese-like domain-containing protein, producing the protein MERIVIISSGLAGAKTAARIKRQAPSAEVNLVVPIEVEEGSKQGIFGKNNPLAHVSSVLLDAKQISVLPMTSMEMDFKNKTVHASSPQGSIPIRYTKLIMEIDAAPRLPRAVRGAQNVIPWPLEQAGLVDEWLESYKPQTAVVYGGAHALSLIDPLVQAGVSVTWARSECAEFDPEFWHVVSDKVEAGAEGKVRVVPMTEGPVTPELTPEGDIRALTCGSESVEGEVFFWADAPRAVHPIVAEQGVDLDPSGFISVKEDFSCGLEDVYLFGSAVAVKRAEVAGKSNAPYEASSVDSLVSHGRVLSSIVLEQPVTWNGSCASSRYQAADCVAFRTGLTQAEAVAAGYEPEFVIFDAAPVLADIKSDAVIKLVCDKATDVVLGAQVCGALEAAWIDAVASGTAVALAGNMTVQALSCVDMAAGGMVLRKAASMLSNKLEERIFGITPDELIASREAGAKFFILDLRDQIAWRAGHIQDAYNIPFTQLKKRLQDEVPRFTPLVIVSHDSDIPYSIACYLYGLGATSLYVLDGGMELWPYDLVAG
- a CDS encoding HAD family hydrolase encodes the protein MNFTPELLDNMFPDGLGGLIFDCDGVMFDTRACNIGYYNQVLDVLGMPPLTEEQEEVAHYSSVMGFYEAIVPKEKHHLIPEAQKKVNYVKTVLPLMIPESGLYGLLETAVELGLKLAVFTNRSNTMEMVLEQHDMDGFFHPVMTAAKVECKPHPEGALEIMKEWNESADRVVFIGDSIVDEEAAKRAGISFWAYKNTDLRGVHINDFERVKQILIEWCNRSK
- a CDS encoding YggT family protein, which produces MEIFAMNFVVGIAEILNAVLSIYFWVVIISALLTWVNPDPYNPIVRTLRNLTEPVFYRIRKWLPFTYFNGLDLSPVVLLLAIQFTQIFVIRSMYQLAGAIH
- a CDS encoding DUF465 domain-containing protein is translated as MEVRDVELLEKHLPHDETLKALWDEHILFEKQVDKLESKKLLTPQEEVSLRELKKQKLDGKTKIQIMLDRYRELEM
- the ilvB gene encoding biosynthetic-type acetolactate synthase large subunit, translated to MEYSGARILLESLKKENVDVLFGYPGGAVLDIYHELSNHQDIKHVLVRHEQGAVHAADGYARATGNVGVCLVTSGPGATNTVTGIATAYSDSIPLVVLTGQVPTPLIGNDAFQEVDIVGITRPCTKHNYLVQDVSQLAATIKEAFHVARSGRPGPVLVDIPKDVQNQMHAFQYPERIKMRSYNPTYKPNNNQVRRAIELLSEAKRPLIFTGGGVISSNSSEELGTFVRTMQIPVTGSLMGLGSFPGDDPLWLGMLGMHGTYAANKAVSNADVILAVGARFDDRVTGKLSSFASGAKIIHIDIDPTSIRKNVEVEVPIVGDCKLALQGLLKVQSTEFADVDWADQYNEWNSQIREWATTHPVRYHQEDSLKPQHVVETIFELTKGDAIISTEVGQNQMWTAQFYQFRQPRTLLTSGGLGTMGYGFPAAIGAQMAFPDKLVIDIAGDGSIQMNIQELMTAVSHKLPVKIVVLNNCFLGMVRQWQELFYDKNYCSTCMDAQPDFVKLAEAYGAEGYRVTDPAKLKETLKAAFDSPLPCIVDVRVETEENVYPMVPAGASLEEMLLV